The stretch of DNA CACCGGCACACGAAGCCCGCCGGCGGCCGGAATGGACGCGAGATCGCGCTGGCCGTCCACGGTCTGCCAGAACGCGATGCGCTGCCCGGACGGCGACCATGCCGGCTGGATGGCATCGCCGTCGTCGATCTTCACCGGCGCGCCGCCGTTGAGGTCCACCGTCCACAACGGACTGACGCCATTGCGGGAGTACACGCTGCCCACTTCCTCGGCGCTGAAGACGATGCGCGTGCCGTCGGGCGACCAGGCAGCATTTGCGCCGAAGTCGGTGAGCCGGCGTGCGGATTCACCGGTGGCGCCCACGATGAAAATGCCGCCGCGCCCACCGCCTTCATTAAAGGCAATCTGCTTGCCGTCAGGCGAAAACGCCGGCCACACTTCATGGCGAGCAGGGTCGCCGGCCACAAGCGCGGGGTTCCTGCCGCCCACGCGTTGCACGTAGATGTCGGCCGTTCCCCGCGAGTTGCTCGAGTACGCAAACGACCCGCCGTCTGGAGAAACCGACGGACTGTTTTCCACGCCGGAGGCGTCGGTCAGCTGCGTGAACTCCGCCCAGGTGCCCTGCGGTACGTGCGACGTCCGGCCGGCCCACCACGCGCCAAACAACGCCGCGGCCACCACAACAGCCGCAACGGCTCTGGTGATCAGGCGGCGCGAGGTGGGTGCGGGCGCTGACGCGGTCGCGCCGGGGACCGCCATCGACGTGCCGCTGTCGGCCGCGCCAGCGAGTGTCTTCGCAATCTCCACACGCGCCTCGCCGATGTCGCGCAGCCGGCCGCGCGCGTCACGATCGAGGCAGCGCTCCAACAGGCGACGGATGCGCGGCGGCGTGGCAGGCGGCAGCGCCGTCCAATCAATGTCCTGACGCAGTACAGCGGCGAGCACGTCGGATATTTCGCCGCCTTCGAAGACACGGCGGCCCGTCAGCATTTCGTACAGCACGATGCCAAAGGCCCAGATGTCGGCGCGCCGGTCGACGTTTTTGCCGCGGGCCTGCTCGGGCGACATGTAGGCGGCCGTGCCGATGACCATCCCCATCTGCGTGGCGTGGGCTGTGAGTGTGGGCGAATTGGCCGCGTTCGTGCCGGACGCGCCGGCGGGATCGACGGCCTTCGCCAATCCGAAGTCCAGCACCTTGACGGCGCCGTCCTGGCGCACCTTGATGTTCGCCGGCTTGAGGTCGCGGTGAATGATGCCCAGGTCGTGCGCGGCCTCCAGCGCCTCGGCAATCTGCCTCGCCATCTGCAACGCATCGTCGAGGGGCACGGGGCCGCGGGCGATGATCTCGGACAGGTCCTGCCCGTCCACCAGCTCCATGACGAGCGCGCGTACGCCGTCCGACTCCTCGACGCCGTAGATCTGCGCGATGTTCGGGTGATTGAGCGACGCCAGGGTCTGCGCTTCGCGCGTGAATCGCGCCAGTCGCTCCGCATCATGGGCGAACAGCTCTGGCAGCACCTTGATCGCGGCTTCGCGATTCAGTTTGGTATCGCGGGCGCGATAGACCTCACCCATTCCGCCTGCGCCAAGTTTGGCCACGATCTGATACGGCCCAAGTTGCCGGCCGATCATTAGCGTGGCCTCTGGTTGGCTTCGGCGAGACCTCGCCATAGCTGCGACCGCAGGGAGCGTTCAGCGGCGGCGGGGCCGCCTGCGCCGAGTGGAGCGATAATTTCGTACGCGCCCAACCGGGCTCCGGGATTAAGTGACATGCAACCGCCCGCGCATCATATCGCGGACGCGCGATGAAGATCCTCGGCCTTGAGGAACAGGCCGAGCTACGGACCGCCACGCCTACCTGCGGAGCGTCACCTGGATGGGGATGTGGAGCCAGCCGCGAGTGCCTGTGGCGGCGCTTGTGACGAGCACTCGAATCGTCGAGCGGCCGCGAGGAATTTCCAGGCGTATGTCTATGGGCACGCCGCCTGGAGGAACCGGAGTTGTTGCCGGCACCTGGGCCGTCTCCTCACCTGATGCCCTGACCTCTGCGTCGGCGTCGATGGCAATCCATCGGACAGTGAGCTGGTCGCCCTTCTGGGCCAGCACCGGAGGGTCATCGTAGCGAACCCGCAACGCCAGCTTCACATTCCCCGGAGCGCCGGCCGCGAGTTCGACCACCGCATCACCCACCAACTTCAAGTCGCCGCCCGGCATGCCCTGACTCAACGCGTCGTCTTCCGAAAACGGCCCGGTCGCTTTCGAGACCGGCTCGGCCACGTATCCCTGCCGCGAGCGCACTCGAGCGCCGGGGATCCGTACGCGAATATCCAGCTCGTGGAACTTGCCATCCGGGTTGTACGGTTCGGGGCGGATGCCGAGCACGTAGTAATCGTTGTTGTCGGACAGCAGCGTTCGCGCGGCGTTCCGGCCATCCCAGCTGTCGGTGAAAGCCCGTCCGCCTGTGTTCTCAGCGAGGGTCTTCATGCCTTGCTTGTCGAAGAACACCGCCTGATTGACGGCCTTCCGTCGCTCGGGCGTCTGCTGCTCCATGGGCCCCTCGAGCGCCAGTTCAGGCGCCATCAGCCCGCGGGGATCCATCGTGTAGACGGGAATGTTCATCTGCGCCGCTCGCCTGAGCTCCCCGAGCATCGTCGTGAACTCGAGATCCAGCGTGGGGTCATTCGGAATCGTCAACTCGGAATCCAGCGCGCGGCCTTTTGGATTCGCGTGGAGGAACGGCGGCTTCTCACTGACGTACACGATCACGCGTCGGGTGTGCCGACTGCCGTGCATGGATCGGATGACGTTCCGGAACCATAGCTCTGCCCGGCCTGCAGAAAAGCCAGCGGCCGCTTCAGTGACCCGGTTGAACGACCGGGCGATCAGCGCGGGGTCGGACGTGAAGTCCACGCCAAGATCCGAACGGGTCTGGTAACTCACGGCCACGAGATCTTCCGGCGACAGGGTATTCAGGAACTCCGTCAGCACACGCTTGGTCTGCACGATGTACGCCCCGGAGATGGAGCCGATCATGAAGACAAACGTCCGTCCTCCCGCGGTGGCGCCGAAGTTCGAGAACTCCCGTGGCTGCGGGGCTGGAGGGTTGTCCAACGAAAAATTGCGGCGCTCTGACCGAACCAGGACGTGCTCGAACTCGCTGACCTGCTGTTGCACGCCCTGCGCTTTCACAATGAAGTCTGCCGGCGTCAGTCCGTGAATGCGCCGATCGTTCTTGTCGGTGACGATCACGTCGGCACGAACGAGAATCGACGACGTTCGGAAGACTGGCTGCTGGGACGGGGCCTGGGCCCATGCCACCAACGACGCCAGGAACAGGCATAGGCTGGACCGCATTGTCATCGC from Acidobacteriota bacterium encodes:
- a CDS encoding PD40 domain-containing protein, with the protein product MIGRQLGPYQIVAKLGAGGMGEVYRARDTKLNREAAIKVLPELFAHDAERLARFTREAQTLASLNHPNIAQIYGVEESDGVRALVMELVDGQDLSEIIARGPVPLDDALQMARQIAEALEAAHDLGIIHRDLKPANIKVRQDGAVKVLDFGLAKAVDPAGASGTNAANSPTLTAHATQMGMVIGTAAYMSPEQARGKNVDRRADIWAFGIVLYEMLTGRRVFEGGEISDVLAAVLRQDIDWTALPPATPPRIRRLLERCLDRDARGRLRDIGEARVEIAKTLAGAADSGTSMAVPGATASAPAPTSRRLITRAVAAVVVAAALFGAWWAGRTSHVPQGTWAEFTQLTDASGVENSPSVSPDGGSFAYSSNSRGTADIYVQRVGGRNPALVAGDPARHEVWPAFSPDGKQIAFNEGGGRGGIFIVGATGESARRLTDFGANAAWSPDGTRIVFSAEEVGSVYSRNGVSPLWTVDLNGGAPVKIDDGDAIQPAWSPSGQRIAFWQTVDGQRDLASIPAAGGLRVPVTDDAAADWAPVWSPDGRYLYFASDRGGSMGIWRMGIDEASGQATGAPEPVAVGVDVSMDLPHLTADGASLIFRSMVTSVNPAAIAFDPATERAGSVTMLQRRTGILAPHDVSADGQWLALGNLRERREDLFVMRSDGTELSRVTDDAARDRFPRFTPDGALAFYSNKEGPYSGWLIRRDGGGRTRLTGPMGEVNYTAVSPDGRQLLATLMGGSWLLGAMPGPLTRETAVLIKSPVVAGNLFAPTNWSRDGRWLVGYLVTPSGGFAGNGLYSLAAGTVTRLNDVGGGELAWMPDHTRVLYITPDSDLMIQNIVTLKSRRVDVKLPLPPDGDFTIVASPDGRTIYYGAQQVEANIWKVAAPQAAKK
- a CDS encoding VWA domain-containing protein, which encodes MTMRSSLCLFLASLVAWAQAPSQQPVFRTSSILVRADVIVTDKNDRRIHGLTPADFIVKAQGVQQQVSEFEHVLVRSERRNFSLDNPPAPQPREFSNFGATAGGRTFVFMIGSISGAYIVQTKRVLTEFLNTLSPEDLVAVSYQTRSDLGVDFTSDPALIARSFNRVTEAAAGFSAGRAELWFRNVIRSMHGSRHTRRVIVYVSEKPPFLHANPKGRALDSELTIPNDPTLDLEFTTMLGELRRAAQMNIPVYTMDPRGLMAPELALEGPMEQQTPERRKAVNQAVFFDKQGMKTLAENTGGRAFTDSWDGRNAARTLLSDNNDYYVLGIRPEPYNPDGKFHELDIRVRIPGARVRSRQGYVAEPVSKATGPFSEDDALSQGMPGGDLKLVGDAVVELAAGAPGNVKLALRVRYDDPPVLAQKGDQLTVRWIAIDADAEVRASGEETAQVPATTPVPPGGVPIDIRLEIPRGRSTIRVLVTSAATGTRGWLHIPIQVTLRR